TAAAGAAATGCGATGGGTATAATTAAGCGCTCGAACTACTTTCTCGGCATTTGGAGAAGCTACCACGGGAATTTGGCGATCAAGTACCTGTAAAGTAGGAGGATGGGCGTGATCTTCCAAACCTTGGGAGAGAAGAATCAGATCGATATTTTGGGGAATGGCATGATTAGCGGTTTTTTTGCCCTCAAATAGCCAAGTTAAATTACCAAAAGTCAGGGAACCTACCAACCAAGGGTCGAGAAGCAGGCGTTTTCCCCCGATTTCGATTAACCAAGAATTACTATCAAGCCAAGTTAACTGCATATAAGCCGAGGAATAATGGAGATTTTCTTAATTTAATTTAACATTAGCATTAACTTTTCTGCGCTTGGGGGTTTTTCAGTCATCAGTGAAAACACAGCACTGTTAATGCCATTTATAGCAGTTATCTTAATGGTGAGGTAGGAAGTCTCTGGTTTTAGGGAACGGGCAACAGTAGCCAGTCGTCAGGGGGTGATACCAAATTAGGTTACACTTCATCTTGAGGAGAAACGCTGTCACACTCCTCACTCAATGCCGGTCACTGAAAACCCAAATCTGATCACTGATTACTGATTACTGATCACTGATCACTGATTAGTCAAGGCTTAAGAAATAGGGAAAGTTTAGCTATCTTAGGGAAAGTAGGCGCTAAAAGGGGAGGAAGAACGCATCAGCCGAGACTGAATTTCTATGACTAAACGTACCTTCGGTGTTATCGGACTAGCTGTCATGGGAGAAAATCTCGCTCTCAATGTGGAGAGTCGGGGTTTTCCCATCGCTGTTTACAATCGCACCGCCAGCAAAACTCAAGAATTTATGGAAACTCGCGCCGTCGGCAAAGATGTCAAGGCGGCCTATAGTTTAGAAGAATTCGTCCAAATTTTAGAGCGTCCCCGCAAAATTCTGGTCATGGTAAAAGCTGGCCCGCCGGTGGATGCCGTGATTGAACAATTAAAACCCCTTCTCGAAGAAGGAGATATGATTATCGATGGCGGTAACTCCCTCTACGAGGACACGGAAAGACGCACCCGCGACCTAGAATCGACCACTAAACTGGGTTTTGTCGGGATGGGGGTCAGTGGTGGCGAAGAAGGCGCTCTGCACGGTCCTTCCCTGATGCCGGGGGGTACAGAGTTCGCCTATCGGGAATTAGAGCCGATTTTAACCAAAATTGCCGCCCAAGTCGATGATGGTCCCTGTGTCACTTATGTGGGGTCCGGGGGTGCAGGCCATTATGTGAAAATGGTTCACAATGGCATCGAGTACGGCGATATGCAGTTAATTGCGGAAGCCTACGATGTGCTGAAAAATGGTCTAGGACTAAGCAATCAGCAGTTACAGGAAACTTTCGCCGAGTGGAACCGCACCGATGAGCTTAATTCTTATTTAATTGAAATTACCGCCGATATCTTTAAGTGTGTTGACCCAGAAACCGGCCATCATCTGGTAGATTTAATCTTGGATTCGGCGGGACAAAAGGGAACAGGACGCTGGACAGTGTTAAGTTCCTTGGAGTTGGGGGTGCCAATTCCGACCATTTATGCTGCGGTTAATGCTCGCGTTATGTCCGCTTATAAGGATGAACGGGTGGCCGCCGCAAAAGAGTTACCCGGACCGGGAGAAACCTATCCGGGGGATGCGGCACTATTTGTGGATAAGGTGCGTGATGCTCTTTACTGCTCGAAAATGTGTTCCTATGCCCAGGGTATGGCTTTAATCGCTAAAGCTTCTCAGGAGTTTAACTATAATATCAGTCTGCCGGAATCGGCCCGCATCTGGAAGGGCGGCTGTATTATTCGGGCCGGTTTCTTGGATAAAATTCGCAAGGCTTTTGCGGAAAATCCGGGCCTGCCGAATTTGTTGTTAGCACCGGAATTTAAGCAAAGTATCCTCGATCGCCAAGAAGCATGGCGTGAGGTGTTAGTCTTGGCTAATAAGTTGGGAATTCCCGTCCCGGCTTTTAGTTCTTCTTTGGACTATTTTGATAGTTATCGTCGGGCCAATTTACCGCAAAATCTCACCCAAGCACAACGAGATTATTTTGGCGCTCATACCTATGAACGTACCGATAAACCCAGAGGTGAGTTTTTCCATACGGAATGGATGGCCTAAACGGCAAGGGACTTAAGAGCTTTTTCCCTCCTTTTCTTCGTGATCAAAGGGGGGATTTTTTGGCGATATTTTTCTGATTAAGAGTTATACTAAATCCGTTGAGTAATACT
This portion of the Microcystis aeruginosa NIES-2549 genome encodes:
- the gnd gene encoding decarboxylating NADP(+)-dependent phosphogluconate dehydrogenase; this encodes MTKRTFGVIGLAVMGENLALNVESRGFPIAVYNRTASKTQEFMETRAVGKDVKAAYSLEEFVQILERPRKILVMVKAGPPVDAVIEQLKPLLEEGDMIIDGGNSLYEDTERRTRDLESTTKLGFVGMGVSGGEEGALHGPSLMPGGTEFAYRELEPILTKIAAQVDDGPCVTYVGSGGAGHYVKMVHNGIEYGDMQLIAEAYDVLKNGLGLSNQQLQETFAEWNRTDELNSYLIEITADIFKCVDPETGHHLVDLILDSAGQKGTGRWTVLSSLELGVPIPTIYAAVNARVMSAYKDERVAAAKELPGPGETYPGDAALFVDKVRDALYCSKMCSYAQGMALIAKASQEFNYNISLPESARIWKGGCIIRAGFLDKIRKAFAENPGLPNLLLAPEFKQSILDRQEAWREVLVLANKLGIPVPAFSSSLDYFDSYRRANLPQNLTQAQRDYFGAHTYERTDKPRGEFFHTEWMA